One segment of Brassica napus cultivar Da-Ae chromosome C3, Da-Ae, whole genome shotgun sequence DNA contains the following:
- the LOC106399629 gene encoding glycine-rich protein DOT1-like encodes MRRQLAGGGGSSGGGGGGGSRGGSSGGSSGGGGGGSKGGSSGGSSGGGGGGSRGGGGSRGGGSGGGNKGGKGKGGDGDNGDSGSGGGGGNGNGGNTIPSTTTTTQGGRFPSGGARLQHSLVLFIFTIGLVVLILNF; translated from the coding sequence ATGCGAAGACAGCTTGCCGGAGGAGGCGGTAGCAGCGGCGGTGGCGGAGGTGGAGGATCTCGAGGCGGTAGCTCAGGTGGAAGcagcggtggtggtggaggcgGATCTAAAGGTGGTAGCTCAGGTGGAAgcagcggtggtggtggtggtggaagtCGCGGAGGTGGCGGCAGCCGTGGAGGAGGCAGCGGTGGAGGTAACAAGGGTGGAAAAGGTAAAGGAGGGGATGGAGATAATGGTGATAGTGGGAGCGGGGGTGGTGGCGGTAACGGAAATGGAGGAAACACTATACCATCTACGACAACTACTACTCAAGGTGGTCGATTTCCAAGCGGTGGCGCCCGCCTTCAACATTCTTTAGTCTTATTCATCTTCACGATCGGCTTAGTTGTCCTTATCCttaatttttag